CGCGGCGCCAACGTCGTCACGACCTACGCCTCCGAAGAGGTTCAGCGGGCGTATCTCCGTGCCCACGACGGTGAGTTCGAACTCCCTGAACACGAACTCGCACTCTACGAGGCCGCCGACTCGGTCCTCTTCCTCGGCGGGACGCGAAACACGGCCGCGACAGCCGACGTGCCCACTGAGACGCGGCAGGCCTACGGCCGCGCGACGGAAGCAGTCCGTGAGGCCCGCATGAACACTGACTGGGTCTCGACGGTCCACCCGACGCGCGCGATGGCCCAACAGGCCGGTATGTCGTACGAGGAGTACGCCGACTTCGTCTACGACGCAATCCTCCGCGACTGGGAGGAACTCGCCGACGAGATGGCGAACATGAAGGAGGTTCTCGACGAGGGGTCGGAGGTCCGACTCGTCAAGGAAGACACCGACCTCACGATGTCCATCGAGGGCCGGACGGCGGTCAACTCCGGCGCATCGGTCGTCTACGACTCACACAACCTCCCGTCGGGTGAGGTGTTCACTGCACCTGTCGAAGACGCCGTTGAGGGCGAGGTGTTCTTCGACGTGCCGATGACGCTCGAAGGCCAGCGCGTCGAAAACGTTCACCTCACCTTCGAAGGCGGCGAAGTCGTCGACTTCAGCGCAGAACAGGGTGAAGACGCACTCGCCGGCATCCTCGACACCGACGAGGGCGCACGGC
The genomic region above belongs to Haloferax marinisediminis and contains:
- a CDS encoding aminopeptidase, translated to MDERIYEHAEVLVDWSARIEAGDDVVVSVGEGAHDLAVAVAGALGERGANVVTTYASEEVQRAYLRAHDGEFELPEHELALYEAADSVLFLGGTRNTAATADVPTETRQAYGRATEAVREARMNTDWVSTVHPTRAMAQQAGMSYEEYADFVYDAILRDWEELADEMANMKEVLDEGSEVRLVKEDTDLTMSIEGRTAVNSGASVVYDSHNLPSGEVFTAPVEDAVEGEVFFDVPMTLEGQRVENVHLTFEGGEVVDFSAEQGEDALAGILDTDEGARRLGELGIGMNRGIDRFTNSILFDEKMGDTVHLAVGRAYDACLPEGVEGNQSAVHVDMITDMSEDSVIEVDGEVIQRNGTFRWEDGF